From a region of the Paraburkholderia hospita genome:
- the surE gene encoding 5'/3'-nucleotidase SurE gives MRILLSNDDGYLAPGLAALYEALKPLADVTVMAPEQNCSGASNSLTLSRPLSVLRSANGFYYVNGTPTDSVHIALTGMLDHTPDLVVSGINNGQNMGEDTLYSGTVAAATEGIMFNVPAIAFSLVDKDWVHLEDATRVAAEIVAHYLERPLPGYPLLNVNIPNLPYEQLLEWRITRLGKRHPSQPVIRQTNPRGEPIYWIGPAGGARDASEGTDFHAVANGLVSITPLQLDLTHTAMLPAARDWLSAGSGAS, from the coding sequence ATGCGAATCCTACTCAGCAATGACGACGGTTATCTGGCGCCAGGCCTTGCTGCGCTTTACGAAGCGCTGAAGCCGCTCGCCGATGTCACCGTGATGGCTCCCGAACAGAATTGCAGCGGCGCGTCGAATTCGCTGACGCTTTCGCGCCCGCTGTCGGTGCTGCGCTCGGCCAACGGTTTCTACTACGTGAACGGCACGCCGACCGATTCCGTCCACATCGCGCTGACGGGCATGCTCGATCACACGCCCGATCTCGTCGTGTCCGGCATCAACAACGGGCAGAACATGGGCGAGGACACGCTGTACTCGGGCACCGTCGCCGCGGCGACGGAAGGCATCATGTTCAATGTGCCCGCTATCGCGTTTTCACTCGTCGATAAAGACTGGGTGCATCTCGAAGACGCCACGCGTGTTGCCGCCGAAATCGTTGCGCACTATCTCGAGCGTCCGTTGCCCGGTTATCCGTTGCTGAATGTCAACATTCCGAACCTGCCTTACGAGCAGTTGCTCGAGTGGCGCATCACGCGCCTGGGCAAGCGGCATCCGTCGCAGCCGGTGATCCGGCAGACCAATCCGCGCGGCGAGCCGATCTACTGGATTGGACCGGCGGGCGGCGCGCGCGATGCCAGCGAAGGCACCGACTTCCACGCGGTGGCCAACGGCCTCGTGTCGATCACGCCGCTGCAACTCGATCTGACCCATACGGCTATGCTGCCCGCGGCGCGCGACTGGCTGAGCGCCGGGAGCGGCGCTTCATGA
- a CDS encoding NADPH:quinone oxidoreductase family protein, translating to MRAIRCNQYGPPESLNIEELPDLVPQAGQIAIDVKAASVNFPDVLIIQNKYQFKPPLPFTPGAEVAGIVRAVGDGVTQFRPGMRVVAYTQQGGFAEQAVADASACVPLPEDADLETAAVFTLAYGTSHHAVVDRAALKAGETMLVLGAAGGVGLAAVEIGKALGARVIAAASSDEKLATCVAHGADATINYATEDLRERIKVLTDGNGPDVIYDPVGGSYAEPAFRSIGWRGRYLVVGFANGEIPKLPFNLALLKGASIVGVFWGDFARREPQRNAAAFQEMLGWIREGKLTPLVSARYPLEDTARALNDMAQRRVLGKIVITP from the coding sequence ATGCGCGCAATCCGCTGCAACCAGTACGGGCCGCCTGAAAGCTTGAACATCGAGGAACTGCCCGATCTCGTGCCGCAAGCCGGCCAGATCGCAATCGACGTCAAAGCGGCAAGCGTCAACTTTCCCGACGTGCTGATCATCCAGAACAAATACCAGTTCAAGCCGCCCCTGCCCTTCACGCCCGGCGCGGAAGTCGCGGGTATCGTGCGCGCCGTCGGCGACGGCGTCACGCAGTTCAGGCCCGGCATGCGGGTGGTCGCCTACACGCAGCAAGGCGGCTTTGCCGAGCAGGCCGTCGCGGACGCGAGCGCATGCGTGCCGTTGCCCGAGGACGCCGACCTCGAGACGGCAGCCGTCTTCACCCTCGCCTATGGCACGTCGCATCACGCCGTGGTCGATCGCGCGGCACTGAAAGCGGGCGAGACGATGCTCGTGCTCGGCGCGGCAGGCGGTGTAGGACTCGCCGCCGTCGAAATCGGCAAGGCGCTCGGCGCACGCGTGATCGCGGCGGCATCGAGCGACGAGAAGCTCGCGACCTGCGTCGCGCACGGTGCCGACGCAACCATCAACTACGCGACGGAAGACTTGCGCGAACGCATCAAGGTGCTCACGGACGGCAACGGGCCCGATGTGATTTATGACCCTGTCGGCGGCAGTTATGCGGAGCCGGCATTTCGCAGCATCGGCTGGCGCGGGCGCTATCTCGTCGTGGGCTTTGCGAACGGCGAAATTCCGAAGCTGCCGTTCAATCTCGCACTGCTGAAAGGCGCGAGCATCGTCGGCGTGTTCTGGGGCGATTTCGCGCGGCGCGAGCCGCAACGCAATGCCGCCGCGTTTCAAGAAATGCTCGGCTGGATTCGCGAAGGCAAGCTCACGCCGCTCGTGTCGGCGCGTTATCCGCTCGAAGACACGGCGCGCGCGCTCAACGACATGGCGCAGCGGCGCGTGCTCGGCAAGATCGTGATCACGCCGTAA
- a CDS encoding ABC transporter permease, which yields MWKALRPNRANLVIWQWLLLVLCFVLWYVLTSPTLLPAFYFDDANKAAFFFGEPQKVLVRIWEWFASGEIYLHLWITLIETVLAFALGTVLGLGVGLWLALSPLASALFDPYIKAANSMPRVILAPIFGVWFGLGIWSKVALGVTLVFFIVFFNVYQGVKEVSPVVLANARMLGANRKQLLRAVYLPSAMSWVFSSLHTSVGLAFVGSVVGEYLGSARGVGYLILQAEGTFDINTVFAGILVLTAFALILDAIVGAMEKRLMKWQPKSGETEKL from the coding sequence ATGTGGAAAGCATTGCGCCCGAACCGCGCGAACCTCGTGATCTGGCAGTGGCTGCTGCTCGTGCTGTGCTTCGTGCTCTGGTACGTGCTGACGAGCCCGACACTGTTGCCCGCGTTCTATTTCGACGACGCCAACAAGGCCGCGTTCTTCTTCGGCGAGCCGCAGAAAGTACTCGTGCGGATCTGGGAATGGTTCGCGTCTGGTGAAATCTATCTGCACCTGTGGATCACGCTGATCGAGACCGTGCTCGCGTTTGCGCTGGGCACGGTGCTCGGACTGGGGGTCGGCTTGTGGCTCGCGCTGTCGCCGCTCGCGAGCGCGTTGTTCGACCCGTACATCAAGGCCGCCAACTCGATGCCGCGGGTGATTCTCGCGCCGATTTTCGGCGTGTGGTTCGGGCTCGGCATCTGGTCGAAGGTCGCGCTCGGCGTGACGCTCGTGTTCTTCATCGTGTTCTTCAACGTCTATCAGGGCGTGAAAGAAGTGAGCCCCGTCGTGCTCGCGAACGCACGCATGCTCGGCGCGAACCGCAAGCAGCTGCTGCGCGCCGTCTATCTGCCGAGCGCGATGAGCTGGGTGTTTTCGAGCCTGCATACGTCGGTGGGGCTGGCGTTCGTCGGCTCGGTGGTGGGCGAGTATCTGGGTTCGGCGCGCGGCGTCGGCTATCTGATCCTGCAGGCCGAAGGCACGTTCGATATCAACACCGTGTTTGCCGGCATTCTCGTGCTGACGGCTTTCGCGTTGATACTCGATGCGATCGTCGGCGCGATGGAGAAGCGCCTGATGAAATGGCAGCCGAAGAGTGGCGAGACAGAAAAGCTCTGA
- a CDS encoding ABC transporter ATP-binding protein, producing MTVAALALENITCTFASREKRGQSYTAVKDTTLRIAPGEFVSVVGPTGCGKSTLLNVGAGLLEPSSGAVTVFGEPLSGINRRAGYMFQADALMPWRSALDNVLAGLSFHDVPRAEALARADEWLKRVGLGGFGDRYPHQLSGGMRKRVAMAQTLILDPDIILMDEPFSALDIQTRQLMENELLDLWAAKRKAVLFITHDLDEAIAMSDRVVVLSAGPGTRPIGEFTIDLPRPRDVAEVRSHPRFVELHAQIWSVLRDEVLKGYQQQLTVAPEGN from the coding sequence ATGACCGTTGCCGCCCTGGCGCTCGAAAACATTACCTGCACGTTTGCGTCGCGCGAGAAGCGCGGGCAAAGCTACACCGCCGTCAAGGACACGACGCTGCGCATCGCGCCGGGCGAGTTCGTCTCCGTGGTCGGCCCGACGGGCTGCGGCAAGTCGACCTTGCTGAACGTCGGCGCGGGGCTGCTGGAGCCGTCCTCGGGCGCGGTGACGGTGTTCGGCGAGCCGCTCTCGGGCATCAACCGGCGCGCGGGCTACATGTTCCAGGCCGACGCGCTGATGCCGTGGCGCTCGGCGCTCGATAACGTGCTGGCGGGCCTGTCGTTCCATGACGTGCCGCGCGCCGAAGCTCTCGCGCGCGCCGACGAATGGCTGAAGCGCGTCGGCCTAGGTGGGTTCGGGGATCGTTATCCGCATCAGCTGTCGGGCGGCATGAGAAAGCGGGTCGCGATGGCGCAGACGCTGATCCTCGATCCCGACATCATCCTGATGGACGAGCCGTTTTCCGCGCTCGATATCCAGACGCGCCAGCTGATGGAAAACGAGCTGCTCGATCTGTGGGCCGCGAAGCGCAAGGCCGTGCTCTTCATCACGCACGATCTGGATGAAGCGATTGCGATGTCGGACCGCGTCGTGGTGCTGTCGGCGGGGCCGGGTACGCGGCCGATCGGCGAGTTCACGATCGATCTGCCGCGCCCGCGCGATGTCGCCGAAGTGCGCTCGCATCCGCGCTTCGTCGAATTGCACGCGCAGATCTGGAGTGTGCTGCGCGATGAAGTGCTCAAAGGTTATCAGCAGCAATTGACGGTCGCGCCGGAGGGCAACTGA
- a CDS encoding ABC transporter substrate-binding protein: MQRRSFLAGGAALAGASLVGSPLAFAQSKLETSKVAIAVGGKNLFYYLPLTIAERRNFFKDEGLEIEISDFAGGSQALKAAVGGSADVVSGAFEHTLLLQAKSQYFREFVLQGRAPQIVLAVSKKTMANYKSIADLKGKKIGVTAPGSSTSIMASFVLAKAGLTAKDVSFIGVGAGAGAIAALQSGQIDALANLDPVMTKLERSGEIRVVSDTRTLSDTRTVFGGNMPAGCLYASQSFISKNPNTTQALTNAMVRALKWLQTATGTELINTVPESYLLGDRALYLDAWQHVKEAMSPDGLMPADGPATSLKTLQAFDETINGKPIDLSKTWTNDFVKKALATVKA; this comes from the coding sequence ATGCAACGAAGAAGCTTCCTCGCAGGCGGCGCGGCACTCGCGGGCGCCTCGCTCGTCGGCTCGCCGCTCGCGTTCGCGCAAAGCAAGCTGGAGACGTCGAAAGTCGCGATCGCTGTCGGCGGCAAGAACCTCTTCTACTACCTGCCGCTCACCATCGCCGAGCGCCGCAATTTCTTCAAGGACGAAGGGCTCGAAATCGAAATCTCCGATTTCGCGGGCGGCTCGCAGGCGTTGAAGGCGGCCGTCGGCGGCAGCGCGGATGTGGTGTCCGGCGCGTTCGAGCACACGCTGCTGTTGCAGGCGAAGAGCCAGTACTTTCGAGAATTCGTGCTGCAAGGCCGCGCGCCGCAGATCGTGCTCGCCGTGTCGAAGAAGACGATGGCGAACTACAAGTCGATCGCCGATCTGAAGGGCAAGAAAATCGGCGTGACAGCGCCGGGCTCGTCGACGTCGATCATGGCGAGCTTCGTGCTCGCCAAAGCCGGGCTGACGGCGAAGGACGTGTCGTTTATCGGCGTCGGCGCGGGCGCCGGCGCGATCGCCGCGTTGCAGTCCGGCCAGATCGACGCGCTCGCCAATCTCGACCCGGTGATGACCAAGCTCGAACGCTCGGGCGAGATTCGCGTCGTGTCGGATACGCGCACGCTCAGCGACACGCGCACGGTGTTCGGCGGCAACATGCCGGCCGGCTGCCTGTACGCCTCGCAATCGTTCATCAGCAAGAATCCGAATACGACGCAGGCGCTCACCAACGCGATGGTGCGCGCGCTCAAGTGGCTGCAGACGGCAACGGGCACCGAGCTGATCAACACCGTGCCTGAGTCGTATCTGCTCGGCGACCGCGCGCTGTATCTGGATGCGTGGCAGCACGTGAAAGAGGCAATGTCGCCCGATGGCCTGATGCCCGCCGACGGCCCCGCGACGTCGCTGAAGACGCTGCAGGCGTTCGACGAGACGATAAATGGCAAGCCGATCGATCTGTCGAAGACCTGGACGAACGACTTCGTGAAGAAGGCGCTCGCGACGGTCAAGGCATAA